The Streptomyces sp. NBC_00775 genome includes the window GGCATCTGCGCGCCGAGAAACGGGCGGGCATCGGATACGCGGGGATCGGCACCGCGCCCGCGCCGGTGTCCGCCATCACGATGCGGGGCGTCGAGGAGCCGTATCCGCACGACGTCCTCGACCACCGCTTCGTCAGCGTCGACGCGAGTGAGGTGTACGTCCGCGGCAGCGGCCCGGCGGGCGCGCACTCCGACCATCTGCGGCCGGAGTCCGCGCACCTGCTGCTGTCGCTGGCGGACCACTCGCGCTGAAGCACGCCGGCAGGCGTGCGCAAGAACGAACGCTCGCAGGGACGAGCCGTTCGTCGCCCGGTGGCTCAGCCCTTCGCGGGTGAGGCCTTCCCGCCGGAGGCGGAGGCCGAGGCGGGACCGGAACCCGCGCCGGCGCCCTTGCCGGAGGCCGCCGCGTCGTTCTCGGGGTCCTCCTCGAAGGTGACCTTGCCCATGTGCTTGCTCATGGACTTCATCAGGCCCCATACCGCCAGGGCCATCACCGCGAAGACGATGAAGCCGAGGACGCCGGGGGTGACCTTGTTCTGGTCGACCTCCTTGGCGAGGGGGACGAGGTGCGTCAGTGCCAGGCTTGCGCTCATGTCAGGCATTGTCGCGGATGCCCGCAAAGAGGTCGTCCTCGGGGAGGGAGGTATCGACGAGGGACTTCACGAGCTCGTACTCCTCGGTCGGCCAGACCTCCTTCTGGACCTCCATGGGGACCTTGAACCAGCCGCCCTCGGGGTCGATCTGCGTGGCGTGCGCGATCAGCGCCTTGTCGCGGATCTCGTAGAACTCGGCGCACGGGATGTGTGTGGTCAGCGTGCGCTCGGTGCGCTCGAACTCCGACCAGCGCTTCAGCCACTCCCCGTACGGCGACTCCAGGCCGCGGTCCAGCATGGCGTTGTGCAGCGCCTCGGTGCGCGGGCGGTTGAAGCCCTGGTTGTAGTAGAGCTTCTGCGGCTGGTACGCCGGGCCGAACTCCGACTCCGGGTACTTCTCGCGGTCCGTCGCGCCCTCGAACGCCACCATCGAGATCTTGTGGGTCATGATGTGGTCGGGGTGGGGATAACCACCGTTCTCGTCGTACGTGGTGATCACGTGCGGGCGGAACGAGCGGATCTGCCTGACCAGCTCACCGGCCGCCTTGTCCACGTCCTCAAGGGCGAAGCAGCCCTCGGGGAGCGGCGGCAGCGGGTCGCCCTCGGGCAGGCCGGAGTCCACGAAGCCGAGCCACTCCTGCTTGACACCGAGGATCTCGCGGGCCTCGTCCATCTCCTTCTTGCGTACCTCGTGGATGTGCTCCTCGATGTACTTGTCGCCCTGAAGCTTCGGATTGAGGATGGAGCCGCGCTCCCCACCCGTGCAGGTCACGACCAGCACGTCCACCCCCTCGGACACGTACTTCGCCATGGTGGCCGCGCCCTTGCTCGACTCGTCGTCGGGGTGGGCGTGCACGGCCATCAGTCGCAGCTGGTCAGTCAAGACTCAATCCTCAGTAAGTCGGCCAGTCGGCAAGTCGGCGCCCGGCGTTAATCGGCTTGATGGGCGGCTTCTATAGTGACGGAATCGGGGGGCGAATAATTCCGGGGTCCTGCCTCGTGGGCCCCGCGGAGAGGACGATCATGAGTACGGTGCAACTGCCCGAGGGCCGGTACGGCCGCTCCGCGGACGAACGCGCCGACCGCAAGCTCAAGGTCGTCGGCAGTGTGCTGGGAGTGGCCCTGCTCGTGCTGGTGGGCTGGTTCGCCTACTACTACGTCGGCGGCAACAAGATCAGCGCCCAGGTCATCACCTTCAAGGCCGTCTCCGACAGCGCGGTCGAGGCGCACCTGGAGGTGCGCAAGGACACAGATGCGAGCGGCTACTGCACGGTCCGCTCCCAGAGTGCCGACGGCACCGAGGTGGGCCGCGCGGACTTCCGCTTCGACCAGCATTCCTCTCGCATCGACAAGGTGGTTACCCTGCGTACGACGGCCCGGGGCTCCACGGCGGAGCTGCTCGGCTGCCACGCGGACTGAGCGGAACCGGACAAACACGGAACGGGAACGGACACGGGCTGACATCACCCTCAGCACCTAGCCCCTGACCTGCATTGACGTAATTCTGATGTCTTATGTCCTCCCCTCCGAGCCACCGAATTGTTAGGCTCGTGGTTTCGCCCACCTGTGAAGGAACATTCTTCTGGGTAGGGCGATGCTTTGTATTCCCAGTACCTACGAGGAGCACCTGTGACCCAGACCAGTGAGAGCGTCACCTGGCTGACCCAGGAGGCGTACAACCAGCTCAGGGCCGAGCTGGAGTACCTGTCTGGTCCTGCGCGCACGGAGATCGCCGGCAAGATCGCGGCCGCGCGCGAAGAGGGCGACCTGCGCGAGAACGGCGGGTACCACGCGGCCAAGGAAGAGCAGGGCAAGCAGGAGCTCCGTGTGCGCCAGCTGACCCAGCTCCTGGAGAACGCCAAGGTCGGCGAGGCTCCCGCGGCGGACGGCATGGTCGCGCCGGGCATGGTCGTCACCATCGCCTTCGACGGCGACGAGGACGACACCCTGGACTTCCTGCTGGCCTCGCGCGAGTACGCCAGCTCCGACATCGAGACGTACTCCCCGCAGTCCCCGCTGGGCTCCGGTGTGAACGGCAAGAAGGTCGGCGAGGACGCCCAGTACGAACTGCCGAACGGCAAGTTCGCCTCGGTGAAGATCCTCAAGGCCGAGCCGTACCAGGGCTGAGCCCAGGACCAGCGACTACGAAGATGCCCCCGGCCGCACGGCCGGGGGCATCTTCATGCCCAGGTCACGATCGGCCGGTCATCGTCCTCACGCCGTCGCCGAACGGTACTTGCGCACCGCCAGCGTCCTGAATATCAGCGTGATCAGAACCGAGTAGATCACCGAGGCCCAGATCGAGTGCTGCATGGGCCAGGCGTCCGGCTTCGACTGCCCTGGGTTGCCGAAGAGCACCCGGCAGGCCTGCACAGTGGCGCTGAACGGGTTCCAGTCCGCGATGTGCCGCAGCCAGGGCGTCATATTGCTGGAGTCCACGAACGCGTTCGAGATGAACGTGACCGGGAAGAGCCAGATCAGTCCGCCCGACGTGGCCGCCTCCGGTGTGCGGACCGAGAGGCCGATCAGCGCGCCGATCCAGGTGAACGCGTACCCCGCCAGGAGCAGCAGCCCGAAGGCACCCAGCACCTTGCCCGCGTTGGTGTCGCTGTCCGAGCCGACCCGCCAGCCGACCAGCAGGGCGACGATCGCGAGGACCAGCAGGGTCAGCGCGGTCTGTACGAGGTCGGCGAGCGTGCGCCCGGTCAGTACTGCGCCGCGCGCCATGGGCAGCGAGCGGAAGCGGTCGATGAGGCCCTTGTGCATGTCGTCGGCGATGCCCGCGCCGGCGCCCGCGGTGGCGAAGGTGACGGTCTGCGCGAAGATGCCGGCCATCAGGAAGTTGCGGTAGTCGGTGGGGCTGGTGCTGCCGCCGATCATCATGGAGCCGCCGAACACATAGCTGAACAGCACCACGAACATGATCGGCTGGATCAGTCCGAAGATCACCATCTCCGGGATCCGGGACATCCTGATCAGATTGCGCTTGGCGACGACCAGCGAGTCGCGGATGGACTGGCTGAACGGGTTCGAGGGCGCCGCGATCTGCACGGCGTCGGTCACGGCACTCACTTGCCGGCCTCCTTCTGGCGCTTGGGACCCTTGCTGCCGCCCGCCACTCCGTTGCCCTCTTCCCGCTCCTCGGCCATATGGCCCGTGAGCGAGAGGAAGACGTCGTCCAGGGTCGGGCGGCGCAGGCCGATGTCGTCGATCTCGATGCCGCGGGTGTCCAGTTCGCGGATGACCTCCGCGAGGAGCTTCGCGCCGCCGGTGACGGGCACGGTGAGCTTGCGGGTGTGCTCCTCGACCGTGGTCTCGCCCTTGCCGAAGCCGCGCAGCACCTCTGACGCGGCCTCTATGTGCTCGCGCTCGTGCACGACGACCTCGACACGCTCGCCGCCGGTCTGCGCCTTCAGCTGGTCGGCGGTGCCGCGGGCGATGACGCGGCCGTGGTCGACCACGCATATGTCGTGCGCGAGGTGGTCGGCCTCTTCCAGGTACTGGGTGGTCAGCAGCAGCGTCGTACCACCGGAGACCAGCTGCTTGATGACGTCCCACAACTGCTGGCGGTTGCGCGGGTCGAGACCGGTCGTCGGCTCGTCCATGAACATCACCGGGGGCGAGACGACCAGGGCGGCCGCCAGGTCGAGCCGGCGGCGCATACCTCCCGAGTACGTCTTCGCGGTGCGGTCGGCGGCGTCGGCGAGGTTGAACTGCTCCAGGAGTTCGTCCGCCCGCACCTTCGCGGCCTTCGCCTTCATCTGGTAGAGCTGGCCGACCATTTGCAGGTTCTCGCGGCCGGTCAGGTACTCGTCGACCGCGGCGAACTGTCCGGAGAGGCCGACCCTGCGGCGGACCGCGTCGGGGTGTTTGAGTACGTCGACGCCCGCGACGACCGCCGTGCCGCTGTCGGGGCGCAGCAGGGTCGTCAGACAGCGGACCGCGGTCGTCTTTCCCGCGCCGTTCGGCCCGAGCAGGCCCAGAACGGTGCCTTCCGGGACATCGAGATCGACGCCGTCCAGAGCCCTTACGTCACCGAAGGTCTTCACCAGGCCTTCGGCATAGATGGCGCCTGGCATGTGAGTTCTCCACGTCGTTGGGGATTTTCACGAAATGAGCAGCAAGGGACACACCGTAACGCGATGTATCGCGTTGCTCAACAGATTTTTCCACCCGGGACTGACAGTGGCCCTGCCGTGGCCCTGACCTCAGTCGATGACCGTGTAACCCGCCTCGCGCAGCGCCAGGTTCA containing:
- a CDS encoding DUF4307 domain-containing protein; its protein translation is MSTVQLPEGRYGRSADERADRKLKVVGSVLGVALLVLVGWFAYYYVGGNKISAQVITFKAVSDSAVEAHLEVRKDTDASGYCTVRSQSADGTEVGRADFRFDQHSSRIDKVVTLRTTARGSTAELLGCHAD
- a CDS encoding ABC transporter permease — its product is MSAVTDAVQIAAPSNPFSQSIRDSLVVAKRNLIRMSRIPEMVIFGLIQPIMFVVLFSYVFGGSMMIGGSTSPTDYRNFLMAGIFAQTVTFATAGAGAGIADDMHKGLIDRFRSLPMARGAVLTGRTLADLVQTALTLLVLAIVALLVGWRVGSDSDTNAGKVLGAFGLLLLAGYAFTWIGALIGLSVRTPEAATSGGLIWLFPVTFISNAFVDSSNMTPWLRHIADWNPFSATVQACRVLFGNPGQSKPDAWPMQHSIWASVIYSVLITLIFRTLAVRKYRSATA
- a CDS encoding ATP-binding cassette domain-containing protein; the protein is MPGAIYAEGLVKTFGDVRALDGVDLDVPEGTVLGLLGPNGAGKTTAVRCLTTLLRPDSGTAVVAGVDVLKHPDAVRRRVGLSGQFAAVDEYLTGRENLQMVGQLYQMKAKAAKVRADELLEQFNLADAADRTAKTYSGGMRRRLDLAAALVVSPPVMFMDEPTTGLDPRNRQQLWDVIKQLVSGGTTLLLTTQYLEEADHLAHDICVVDHGRVIARGTADQLKAQTGGERVEVVVHEREHIEAASEVLRGFGKGETTVEEHTRKLTVPVTGGAKLLAEVIRELDTRGIEIDDIGLRRPTLDDVFLSLTGHMAEEREEGNGVAGGSKGPKRQKEAGK
- the greA gene encoding transcription elongation factor GreA, translating into MTQTSESVTWLTQEAYNQLRAELEYLSGPARTEIAGKIAAAREEGDLRENGGYHAAKEEQGKQELRVRQLTQLLENAKVGEAPAADGMVAPGMVVTIAFDGDEDDTLDFLLASREYASSDIETYSPQSPLGSGVNGKKVGEDAQYELPNGKFASVKILKAEPYQG
- the mca gene encoding mycothiol conjugate amidase Mca, with the translated sequence MAVHAHPDDESSKGAATMAKYVSEGVDVLVVTCTGGERGSILNPKLQGDKYIEEHIHEVRKKEMDEAREILGVKQEWLGFVDSGLPEGDPLPPLPEGCFALEDVDKAAGELVRQIRSFRPHVITTYDENGGYPHPDHIMTHKISMVAFEGATDREKYPESEFGPAYQPQKLYYNQGFNRPRTEALHNAMLDRGLESPYGEWLKRWSEFERTERTLTTHIPCAEFYEIRDKALIAHATQIDPEGGWFKVPMEVQKEVWPTEEYELVKSLVDTSLPEDDLFAGIRDNA